ATCCTCGAAGAAAAGATGCTGAGAAGAATGCTATAAAATTTTCTATTACCTCTGATGCGATAGAGGAGTTATGTGACGTAATTATAGCAAATTACAACGCAACACCACATGACGGTAATGATGGCTTTACTCCTTTAGAGGTATTTGAAAGTAGGATTAATCAAGGTATGCATATTTCTACAATCCCAGTAGAAAATAGAGCCTTAGTTAATTTATTTCCAATAACTTGTGTACGAAGAATTAAAGGAAATTTAGATCAAGGCAGGAGGCCATATATACATTATAAACATGAACGTTATACTAGCCCTGAACTTAGTAGAGATTTTTCAATGGTAAATGAAAATGTAACAATTTTGATTAATACTGAGGATCTTCGGTCAGTTGTAGTTTATAGACAAGATGGCACAAAATATGGGGTATTAACTTGTAGTGGCTATTGGGGAACAGTACAGCACTCCTTAAAATTAAGAGATGCAATAAACAAATTTAAGCGCGAACGATATTTCCATTATATCGAAGATGAAGATCCTATGGATGCTTTCCAAGCTTTTTTAGAAGAAAATGCAATTAACGATAGAAAACTTAGAAATCTATTAGCTGAATTAAAATCCTATAAAAAAAGATATAAAATTGACTCGAAAAATAAAGAGAAGAAAAAAGTACAGGTAAGGTTAAAAAAAGAACAACAAAATCTACACCAAGAAGTTATTGATGTCAGAAAGGATGCTAAGGCAGAAGATATTTCAAAAATTAATCCTAGTAATAAACAGAATATTGAATTCAAATCAACTCATGATTTAATCATAGAACAAAAATTAAATCAAAAAGAAAAACATTCTACGGCGGGTAATACTAGTTTAGATAAAGATGAAATCAAATTAAATATCATTAATCCTGAAATCACAGAAACAAACTACTATGAACATTTAATAAACGCAGAAAAAAACAAAAATAAAAATAAAAGAAAATCAATCACACTTTAGGTGGTGTAGATATTATGGTGAACTTATCAAACTTTAATGTTCCTATTGGAAAACACCCTGTAGACACCGGAAAATATTTAATTGCTACGAATGAAATTGATAAATTATGTTATATAGTAGGTAACTGGATTGATAACAGATTTCCAGGTGCCATAATTCATGGTCGCCCTCGCTTAGGGAAAACTCGTGCCATTTCCTACTTAATTAAAGTACTTCCAGATGAATTAAAGCAGAATATTCCTATGTTCCATATTAGATGTAGAACCTATAAAAGTGCGAGGGAAAGTAACTTTTTTGAAGATTTGTTAGATGGAGTTGGACATGCTGCACCTGATTTAGGAAGACCAAGTGAAAAAAGAGTCCGGTTAAAGCATTTTTTTATTAATGCAGCCGAAAAATCAAAACAAAATAAAATTGTTATTTTTATAGATGATGCACAAAAACTATCTGCCATCCAATATGACTGGTTAATGGATGTATATAATGAATTAGACGAATATGGAATTGTATTAACCACTATTTTAGTAGGACATGATGAATTAATTGACCGTAGAAAGAGATTTATTAAAAATAAGGATTTTCAAATAGTGGGTAGATTTATGAGTGATAGCTATCAGTTTAATGGATTAAGAGATGCTGAAGACTTTAAGATATTACTGGAGCAATACGATGAAGGAACTGAATTTCCTGTTAATTCAGAGGTGTCATTCACACACTATTATTACAGGGATCATTTTGAAAACGGATTTAGGCTAGTTAACTTTGCAGATGAGTTTTATGAAGTATATTTAGAACTTCAATTAGAAAAAGGATTACAAAACAATAAAGAAATACCGATGCAATACGTTACGCTTTCTATAGAATATATATTAAAAAACTATGGGTTTTTTAGTGAAAATGTTCAACTTTTAAATAAAAATCTTTTTAAAAAAGCAATTATTAATTCTGGTTACATTCAATCTGAGTTAGTTTTATTAGATGTAGATTAATGACATTTGGAGGGGTAATTTGAATAATAAAGAGTTTGTTTGGGATAGGGATTGAATCCATAGTTATTTATCCAATTGGTGTATATTCGAACGCTTTAAGTACTCGAATGCCTTAAACAATAGTGCTTTACTTCGTATTTTTGGAAACAATAATGTTCAAACAGTTAAGCGTATTGAAGGCGTAGGAGATTACCTAAGAGACCTAGTAACCTTAAGTGGAATAGATGAAGGAAAAGCTATTGAAATATTTGGGATAAACTTAAAAAGTAGAAATTCATTGATATACAAGAAATTAAAACCCATATTAGGTTTAACATATGCTTATGCCATCAGAGAGAATATTACCATTTGTCCATGTTGCATTAAATTTGGCTTTCACAGTATTTTTCATCAAATAACCCTTTTTAAAACATGTATTTTTCATACAAATGAAACATTAGTAGATAGCTGTGAAAAGTGTGGAAAGGTTTTAGGGAAGTATCTCTTGTCCAATTTTTCAAATCCACCGTTTACTTGTGCATGTGGATTTTGTTTCTTAGATAATAATAATGTAATTTCAATTTTCAGAAGTTGGAAAAACAAATTTAGAATAGAAAATGAGGAGCTATTAAACCTCCTTAGCATATACAAAAGTCAAAAAGAAACTCCGTTACTAATCCAACCAATACGTATTTTAAGAAAAAATAATGAATTCGTCCAATCCAATTTAAGTCTGTTAATTGATTATCAAAAAAATTACTACTTAAACAAAGAATTAAACGAAAATACAATTTTAAAAGAAGTATATTCTCAGAACTTTTTTTCCTCTAAAAGTGCTTTAAAAAATATAATGACCAACTACGAATACAATTTCAATTATCGTTATAACATTCGTTCATTCTTGCAAAAGGATAAGATTGACGCAGTGTTTTATGAGATTTATATGCAATCAAGAGATATTTATAAAGCCATTAAAAGATATTTAATGAAATACTATTTAAATGATCATAAGACTTGTATCCAATTAAATAATGAATTAAAAGCTAATGACTCTTTTTGTGGATTCGCTTTGGCTTTTACTTTTTGGAGAGAAGAGTTTGAAGAAATAAATTTATCTAAAAAAATAAAACAAGGCCCGGTTGAAACAAAAATATTTAACTATGAGTGTTATTTAGAAAGATTTTCTCTTTATCCTAAGGGTATTTATTCTAATTATCTAGAAGATTTATTAAATAATAGTTTTAAAATCACGCATGATTTTAATTTAATAGATATAAATCAAATTAAAAAAATAATAAATACGATGCTACCATATTTATTGCTCGAAAGGTTCGCTGAATATTTAGATTTGATATTAAATCCTACAAAATATAAATCAAACAATTATTATTTACACGATATAATACCAATGCATTTAATTATAATAGAACAACACATACAAGATACTACAATATATCACCAAAATATATTTAATAAATTAGAAAAATTAATTCAAGACATGCAAAAAGAAAAAAATATATGCGGTTTTGATAAAAATATTAAATATGAACGGTATAGAACACCATCAGAGCTTGCAATTTTAAAGATGGATCTTAATAGGGGTGAGAATATAACTAATTAATGATAATAGTGAAGTGTATCTAATACTTCTTGAAGATTACGGTGAATATAGTGTCTAGTAAAGAATCAAATATATTTACTATTTGTGGTTAAATAAAAGTAGTCTCCAATAAAATGGAGGCTACTTTTTATATAGCTAACCTTTAAGACAATTTAAAATATCATCAGCAAGCATTTTAGACCCTGCAGCACCTTTAATGTACTTTAAATTCCCTGAAGATAACCAATCAATATCTTTCAAATTTCTTAAAAGCTTTGTTAATTCAATAGAATCTGGTTGTTGGGATTTCATCGAATAGTTATCATTAATAATTTTATTCCCTACAATTGCCAATGCATTTAAACATGTAATATGTGTCATTCTATACAACTGATTATCGTCCCACTGTTCTGGAAACAAATCTTTAATTAAGTTGAAGTAAAATAAAGCCATGTTTAATTTTCTTTCTTTAGAGAGACTTGCTAAAGCAGATTTTTTAGTTAATAAATTCATGATATTATATAGATTTTGCAATGTTACGTTTTTTTCTTTAGTTCTTCTTCCTATTAAGGTCCCTTTACTAAAGAAAGGGCTCTCTGGCTTAAGAATTAAGTTTGTAGCTACCCAGCTAAGGTCATCATTATCCCTATTTAAATAACGACTTAGTGATGTACCAATACCCTTAGCTTTTGAATTAATTACATCGAATAATTTAATTTCTTCATCCTCATCTAAATAATGAAAAGCTAGGAAGGGAACGTTAAGTGTACTATCGGTTTCATTGATATATTCACTAATTCCTCCTAATCTATGTTGCCCATCCATTAATGTAGCTTTCTTAGTGCATATCAATCTCCCAAAATTTCTTCTATGTCCATCATAAGCATGAAACTCCCAATTTCCTGAGGCATTTAATAAAATTGGTGTGTAAAGAGCATCTTCACCCTGTGAAAGATAATTTGCAAAATCTTTACTTCTCTTTTTGTCTATAGGACGTTGATAGCCTTTGCCAGAAGGGTCGTTATAAAGTTTAGAGTATGAAAAATTGACTGCTATTTGAGATGATACAAAGCCTTGGTAAGTTACACGACCTCGCATCTTAGATTGTAATACATTTTCTATTGCTATATTTGAAGGTAAGTGATTACTCATAATAAGAACTCCTTAAGTTAATTTAATACCCAAACATTATAGTACTTATAAGTACATATTTCAATCAAATTTATACTATATGTAACTGTAAGGTAGTACAAAGCTCACATAGTCTAAATGTGAGGTGATTTTGTGGATAGTTTAATCAAATTAGTTGGTAGCAACATCAAGGAAATTCGGAAATTGAAAAAACTAACTCAGGAAGAATTGGCCGAAAAATGTGGTCTGCAAACTTCATATTTGGCTGGGGTTGAAAGAGGGGATAGGAATATTACTATCCAGACCCTAGAAAAGATTACTGAAGGCTTGGAAGAAGCACCTAGTAGTATTTTTAAATTTGACACACTAAATTTTGATAATAAGTACTTTGAGAAAAAAGAGTTGGTTCTGATCTTACAAAATCTAATTGAGGATAGAAATGAATCAGAAATCAGGTTGATTTTAAATATTGCGAATGAAGTATTTAATACTTATGAAAAAAAAGAGAAATAATCAAGAAATTGCTTTTAACTTCAAAAACCACTCAGTAGAGTGGTTTATTTTTATATTAAGAACAAAATAAGCATTTAATAACAATAGGGTTAAAATTATTGGTTTTTATTTTTAAGATAAATACTTGCAAATTACAAATAATTTAAAGGGAATAAAAATGAAAGAGCTGTTAGATACAGTTGTTATTGGAGGAGGGCAGGCTGAAAGTGAGCGCGTTTTTTTATTTTATAATTACCTTTTGTGTTCTAATCTGTCAAAGGCACAATATTTAACTGATAATCAATCTTAATATCCATCTTCTTGAATATTTCAATCCATTCTTTTTCATCCATTGGTTTTGAAAAAGGTTTTAATGTATGAATACCTAGCTGTAATGGATCTACCTTCAATTCTTGCATCTTTTTTATTAGCTCTTGTGTTTGTTTTTCAAGTTTGAATTGGATTTCTTTTTTCAAATCTTCTAATTCCTTTGGTTCAAAAATTTGCTTTTCTCCCCGGTATTCTTCAATTCTCGAGTCTAAATTCACTGTATAGGTCATTGTAGACAAGCTATTATTGATCTCTACTTTCGTATTAGACCTAACATGACCTAGAACAACTTCTAAATCTGGGATTGGCAGAACTGATAAGTAGTAATCATCTTTTAACAGTTGGAAGATGCGATCATCAAAAGTTGTTATTATTTCAACTAGTTTATCATTTTGAAACAGGGCTGTACCTTCATAACTGATAGCGTCATTTTCTATTTTAAATACAGGTAAGAAAGGATCTGAATAAGGCGTATATAATAAATTTTTAAATTCATGTAAATTAACAACGCTAATTTCGCCCTGATTCTTTTCCTCATAATGCTTCAGCATTCGGTAAAAAGAGTAATCAAGATTGTCTTGTTTATCCAATTGATTTTCCAAGTAACCTTCAAAATTTCCTTTTACGACAACTAAATAAATTCTTAAAGAAATATCCGGATCATTTAATAACACATTAATAATGGACATAATTCCTTCTTTACCAATGTCTTCATTAATAATCAGCATTCTCATTTGCCCAGATTTCATTTCCTGGTAAAAGTTTGAGTTAAAGACCATTAATCCTTCTTTTATTAAGCTTACTTCTCGCGTCATCACACTCTTTTTTTCTTTGCTTAGAGGAGGCAATATCGTACTAATTTTTATTTTACCTTCATCCCCTTTACGAAGTGATAAAAATGTGACTGGAGCAAGCTCTTCAATAATGTTATTTTCAGTAAATGGGGCACATCCAGTTAACCATACTGCAATAAATAAAATTGAAAATTTTTTAGCCATCTTCTTTCGTAGTATCATGTTTATGAACTCCCTTTATCTTCATAGCTACGATAATAATAATTGGAACCGCAAAATAACTTAAGCTTCCTGCAATAATTTGAAGATTAAGTAAAACAACTTGTTTTTCATCTGACTTCCAAATCCATTCATTCACAAGTAACATTCCAATAAAAATTATAAATACACTGAAAATAAAGCCTATACGACTGGAAGGTTTATACACTTTCTCGTTAACTACTTTAGATGCTCCATAAAACAACAGAAGAAAAATTGATCCCGCAAAGACGATGTTAAATAATTCTAAGGCAAGCATGACCATATCAATACGTTCAATTACTGGATTTTGAAAGTAACGGGCCATAGTGACAATTGGAAATGGGGTTTTGCTTAAATAATTGGAACCGAAATAGAATAAGGATGCCATATAAAAGGTTACATACTCTATAACGGTTAGCGCATTTCCATAAGACAAATAACGAAATGTCCTATTATTTGCTTTAAACCATGGTCCTAAAAAAACCAGAAATTCAGGCCCTGAAAAAGAAGATAATATTAATAATATTCCTTTCCAGGAATCCCTTGTTAATTCCATTGGAATAATAGGGTACAAATCACTGAGATGAGCTATTGGAGGAAAGAAGAAAAATACAAAGAATAAGAACATCCAAAATGTACAAAAAAAAGAAATTATGACAAAACGTATCGTTTTTCCAACACCCTTCCAAGCTACATACAAACAAGTCAACAGTATAAAAAAGATAAGCCAATTGGAATCTGTAGCTGGAAACATAAATATTTGTACTATTTCGGTGAAGCCTAACATAATAACGAAAAGTTTAAGCAGGATAAAGAACAGACCGACCAGAGAAAGAAAACGTACAAGTTTTTTTCCGAATAATTGGACAAATCCGTTATAACCATCGCTAGAAAACCGGGTTAAAAACCATCTGGATAAAAGAAGAATGTTTAGTTGGGACAATAAGCCGACCAATATAATAACCCAAATCATATATGGATGGATTAAATACCTCGGCATAATTAAGAAAAAGTAAAGTAATTGGAGGCGATTAACCATCAACATGATATAGAACCCGTTATAGGTTTCATTCTTATTAAATAATTGAAGGGCTTCCATCAGTTCATCTCCTAGCTTGATAT
This genomic interval from Lysinibacillus sphaericus contains the following:
- a CDS encoding Ger(x)C family spore germination protein; translation: MILRKKMAKKFSILFIAVWLTGCAPFTENNIIEELAPVTFLSLRKGDEGKIKISTILPPLSKEKKSVMTREVSLIKEGLMVFNSNFYQEMKSGQMRMLIINEDIGKEGIMSIINVLLNDPDISLRIYLVVVKGNFEGYLENQLDKQDNLDYSFYRMLKHYEEKNQGEISVVNLHEFKNLLYTPYSDPFLPVFKIENDAISYEGTALFQNDKLVEIITTFDDRIFQLLKDDYYLSVLPIPDLEVVLGHVRSNTKVEINNSLSTMTYTVNLDSRIEEYRGEKQIFEPKELEDLKKEIQFKLEKQTQELIKKMQELKVDPLQLGIHTLKPFSKPMDEKEWIEIFKKMDIKIDYQLNIVPLTD
- a CDS encoding ATP-binding protein, which gives rise to MVNLSNFNVPIGKHPVDTGKYLIATNEIDKLCYIVGNWIDNRFPGAIIHGRPRLGKTRAISYLIKVLPDELKQNIPMFHIRCRTYKSARESNFFEDLLDGVGHAAPDLGRPSEKRVRLKHFFINAAEKSKQNKIVIFIDDAQKLSAIQYDWLMDVYNELDEYGIVLTTILVGHDELIDRRKRFIKNKDFQIVGRFMSDSYQFNGLRDAEDFKILLEQYDEGTEFPVNSEVSFTHYYYRDHFENGFRLVNFADEFYEVYLELQLEKGLQNNKEIPMQYVTLSIEYILKNYGFFSENVQLLNKNLFKKAIINSGYIQSELVLLDVD
- a CDS encoding DGQHR domain-containing protein codes for the protein MSNHLPSNIAIENVLQSKMRGRVTYQGFVSSQIAVNFSYSKLYNDPSGKGYQRPIDKKRSKDFANYLSQGEDALYTPILLNASGNWEFHAYDGHRRNFGRLICTKKATLMDGQHRLGGISEYINETDSTLNVPFLAFHYLDEDEEIKLFDVINSKAKGIGTSLSRYLNRDNDDLSWVATNLILKPESPFFSKGTLIGRRTKEKNVTLQNLYNIMNLLTKKSALASLSKERKLNMALFYFNLIKDLFPEQWDDNQLYRMTHITCLNALAIVGNKIINDNYSMKSQQPDSIELTKLLRNLKDIDWLSSGNLKYIKGAAGSKMLADDILNCLKG
- a CDS encoding helix-turn-helix domain-containing protein, which codes for MDSLIKLVGSNIKEIRKLKKLTQEELAEKCGLQTSYLAGVERGDRNITIQTLEKITEGLEEAPSSIFKFDTLNFDNKYFEKKELVLILQNLIEDRNESEIRLILNIANEVFNTYEKKEK
- a CDS encoding GerAB/ArcD/ProY family transporter — its product is MEALQLFNKNETYNGFYIMLMVNRLQLLYFFLIMPRYLIHPYMIWVIILVGLLSQLNILLLSRWFLTRFSSDGYNGFVQLFGKKLVRFLSLVGLFFILLKLFVIMLGFTEIVQIFMFPATDSNWLIFFILLTCLYVAWKGVGKTIRFVIISFFCTFWMFLFFVFFFFPPIAHLSDLYPIIPMELTRDSWKGILLILSSFSGPEFLVFLGPWFKANNRTFRYLSYGNALTVIEYVTFYMASLFYFGSNYLSKTPFPIVTMARYFQNPVIERIDMVMLALELFNIVFAGSIFLLLFYGASKVVNEKVYKPSSRIGFIFSVFIIFIGMLLVNEWIWKSDEKQVVLLNLQIIAGSLSYFAVPIIIIVAMKIKGVHKHDTTKEDG